Below is a window of Pseudodesulfovibrio sp. 5S69 DNA.
TCTGGAACATGGCGTCGGCGATGCGGTCCTTGATGATCACGCCCTCGCCGTCCGCGCCTTCGCGCACGACCTTGCCCTGGTATTCCTCGTCCGCCAGTTCGTAGCCCCAGGCGCGGAAGCCACCTTCGGTGGTCTTCATGATGTTGCCCTTGTGGACCAGGGTCACGGACGGACGGCCCTCGGCGATGGCGAAGTCGATGGCCTTTTTGACCAGCCGCTTGGAGCCCGCCGGGGTGATGGGCTTGATGCCCACGCCCGCGGTGATGTCGATGTTCGCGCCGAGTTCGTCCACGAGAAATTCGATTAATTTCTTGGCTTCCGGGGAGCCGGACTGGTATTCAATACCGGCGTAGACGTCCTCGGTGTTCTCGCGGAAGACGACCATGTCGACCAGGTCGGGGCGCTTGACCGGGGATTCTATCCCCTTGAAATACTTGATGGGACGGATGCAGGCGTAGAGGTCGAAGACCTGACGCAGGGTGACGTTCAGGCTGCGGAAGCCCTTGCCCACCGGTGTGTTCAGCGGGCCCTTCATGGCCAGGTCTGCCTGGGCCAGGGCGTCCATGGTCGCTTTGGGCAAATGTTCGCCGGTCTCGGCGAATGCCTTCTCGCCCGCCAGCAGCTCCTGCCAGTCGAGTTGGTTGGCCTCGCCGTAGGCCATCTCCACGGCCTTGTTCAGGACGGGGCGCGCGGCGGCCCAGACTTCGGGGCCGATGCCGTCACCTTCAATGTAATAGACAGTTCTAGTAGCCAATGGGGTCCTCCTCGGGCGATCTGGTCGGGACTGTTGTAAAATGAAGTAGCGGACTATGACGTTTATTCGGCCGGATTGCAAGCGGCCCGGCGGCGGAAAACCGGGCCTGGCGCGGTTTCCGGCGGACAACATGACAATTTGACGGATGGTTGGAGATATCGTGCAGGCTGAATTGGAGATGGTCAAGGCGTTGTTGAGCGGGGACAGGCGGGTGGTCGTTCTGACCGGGGCGGGGGTGTCCGCCGAGAGTGGGGTGCCCACCTTCCGGGGCCGCGACGGGCTGTGGAAGCACCATCGGGCCGAGGACCTGGCCCGGCCCGACGCCTTCGCCGCCCACCCGGAGCTGGTCTGGGAGTTCTACAACTGGCGGCGCAAGCAGGTGGGGAACTGCTACCCCAACGCGGCCCACCTGGCCCTGGCGGCCATGGAGCGGCAGATTCCGAATTTTCTTCTGATCACCCAGAACGTGGACGGCCTGCACGTCCGCGCTGGCAGCCGCAAGGTGGTCGAGATGCATGGCTCCCTGTGGCAGGTGCGCTGCACGGTCTGCACCCACGCCCGCGAAGATTTTTCCGAGTTGCCGGCATTGCCGGACTGTCCGGTCTGCGGCCACCTGCTGCGTCCCGGCGTGGTCTGGTTCGGCGAGCCGCTCACGCCCGGCGTGCTCAAGCTGGCCATCGAGCAGATCGGCAAGACGGACGTGTTCCTGTCCGTGGGCACCTCCGGCCTGGTCCAGCCCGCCGCGTCCTTCTACCAGTTGGCCAAAGACCACGGGGCCGTGACCGTGGAGATCAACCCGGAACCGACCCCGAACACCGGGTTCATGGACTTCGCCCTGCACGGCCCGGCCGGGGAGATCCTGCCCGAGCTGGCCGCCGGGCTGGCCGAGTAGGATTCCTTGACATTGCGGGCTGTTCCCGAGTAATCAACACACCTATGCAAACACCCATATCATACAACCATTTTTGTGGACGCGGGTGGCGTAACGTCAAGCGGCCCGATTCCTAGACGCGCGCTGAAGCGATCCGCCGCCGGTCCCGGTGGCGGCGTGCTTGCGCGCGCGTTTGGACATCGGAAAGCCGCTGGTTCGTCGCCAGCGGTTTTTTTTCGTCAACGCGCACCGGATCGGGGAGCCGGGAAGCTTCACCCGATCCGGCCTACAACGCGCAACCGTTCGGAGGAACACCATGTCTGTGAAGAAGATCTTTCTACCCCAGGACCAGATGCCCACCCAGTGGTACAATCCCATGCCGGATTTACCCACGCCCATGGCCCCGCCGCTCAACCCGGAGACCATGGAGCCGCTCACCCCGGACATGCTCTCCCCGATCTTCCCCGATTCACTCATCGCCCAGGAGATGAGCACGGACCGGTTCATCGACATCCCCCAGGAGGTCCAGGACGTCTACAAGATCTGGCGCCCCTCGCCCCTGGTTCGCGCCGACCGGCTGGAAAAGGCCATCGGGGCCAAGTGCAAGATATTCTACAAGGACGAGTCCGTGTCCCCGGCGGGCTCGCACAAGCCGAACACCTCGGTGCCCCAGGCGTACTACAACAAGATCGAGGGCGTGACGCGGCTGGCCACCGAGACCGGCGCGGGCCAGTGGGGCACGGCCCTGTCGTTCGCCTGCGCCCAGTACGGCATGGAGTGCGTGGTCTACATGGTCAAGGTCTCCTACGAGCAGAAGCCGTACCGCAAGATGATCATCAACACCTACGGCGGGACCATCTATCCCTCGCCCTCGGACCAGACCCGCACGGGCCGCGAGATGCTGGCCAGGGACCCGGACTGCAAAGGGTCGCTGGGGCTGGCCATCTCCGAGGCCGTGGAGGACGCGGCCACCCATGACGACACCAAGTACGCGCTCGGCTCGGTGCTCAACCACGTGCTCATCCACCAGACCATCACCGGCCTGGAGGTTCAGAAGCAGCTCGAGATGATCGGCGAAAAGGCCACCCACCTGGTGGGCTGCGTGGGCGGCGGCTCCAACTTCGGCGGACTGGTCCTGCCGTTCCTGCCGCAGAAGCTCGACGGCGATCCGGTGAAGTTCATCGCGGTGGAGCCCAAGGCGTGTCCGACCCTGACGCGCGGCGAGTACCGCTACGACTTCGGCGACATGGCTCGGTTGACCCCGCTGGTCAAGATGCACACGCTGGGCCACGACTTCATGCCCGCACCCATCCACGCGGGCGGCCTGCGCTACCACGGCGACGCGCCCATCGTCTGCAACATCGTCAACGAGGGGCTGTGCGACCCGGTGGCCTACTTCCAGACCGACTGCTTCGAGGCGGCCAAGCTGTTCATGCAGACCGAGGGCTTTTTGCCCGCTCCCGAGACCTCCCACGCCATCAAGGGGGCCATCGAGGCGGCCAAGACCGCCGGACCGGACGACGTCATCGTCTTCCTGTACTCGGGCCACGGCATGCTCGACCTAGCCTCGTACGATGCCTTCAACCAAGGGCTGCTGACCAACTTCGAGCTGCCCCAGCGCGACATCGAGGAAGCGCTCAAGGCCTGCCCGGTCGTGAAGTAGCGGTCCGCGATTCCGCGAAATCCCGCCCCCGGCCCGGACCTCCGCGCCGGGGGTTTCCGTGTCTCCTTGCAACAGGGCCGGGCCCCTGTTAATCATGGTCCCCGTAGTCATTGATCAAGGAGACGAATCATGTCGACCCTATGGAAGAGAATGTGTTGTGCGGCGCTGCTTTTGGCCGCCCTGGCGAGTCTCGGCGCGTGCGGAAGCCATGAAGCCCCGGTCCTGAACGAGAACGCCCTCCGCCAG
It encodes the following:
- a CDS encoding TrpB-like pyridoxal phosphate-dependent enzyme gives rise to the protein MSVKKIFLPQDQMPTQWYNPMPDLPTPMAPPLNPETMEPLTPDMLSPIFPDSLIAQEMSTDRFIDIPQEVQDVYKIWRPSPLVRADRLEKAIGAKCKIFYKDESVSPAGSHKPNTSVPQAYYNKIEGVTRLATETGAGQWGTALSFACAQYGMECVVYMVKVSYEQKPYRKMIINTYGGTIYPSPSDQTRTGREMLARDPDCKGSLGLAISEAVEDAATHDDTKYALGSVLNHVLIHQTITGLEVQKQLEMIGEKATHLVGCVGGGSNFGGLVLPFLPQKLDGDPVKFIAVEPKACPTLTRGEYRYDFGDMARLTPLVKMHTLGHDFMPAPIHAGGLRYHGDAPIVCNIVNEGLCDPVAYFQTDCFEAAKLFMQTEGFLPAPETSHAIKGAIEAAKTAGPDDVIVFLYSGHGMLDLASYDAFNQGLLTNFELPQRDIEEALKACPVVK
- the icd gene encoding NADP-dependent isocitrate dehydrogenase produces the protein MATRTVYYIEGDGIGPEVWAAARPVLNKAVEMAYGEANQLDWQELLAGEKAFAETGEHLPKATMDALAQADLAMKGPLNTPVGKGFRSLNVTLRQVFDLYACIRPIKYFKGIESPVKRPDLVDMVVFRENTEDVYAGIEYQSGSPEAKKLIEFLVDELGANIDITAGVGIKPITPAGSKRLVKKAIDFAIAEGRPSVTLVHKGNIMKTTEGGFRAWGYELADEEYQGKVVREGADGEGVIIKDRIADAMFQNVLMYPEQYSVLATTNLNGDYISDALAAQVGGLGLAPGVNMGEKLAFFEATHGTAPTIAGKDQANPGSLILSGAMLLEHIGWTDAAALIHASVEKTLAAKKVTVDLAAQINGATQVGCKEFGELLLANL
- a CDS encoding SIR2 family NAD-dependent protein deacylase — translated: MQAELEMVKALLSGDRRVVVLTGAGVSAESGVPTFRGRDGLWKHHRAEDLARPDAFAAHPELVWEFYNWRRKQVGNCYPNAAHLALAAMERQIPNFLLITQNVDGLHVRAGSRKVVEMHGSLWQVRCTVCTHAREDFSELPALPDCPVCGHLLRPGVVWFGEPLTPGVLKLAIEQIGKTDVFLSVGTSGLVQPAASFYQLAKDHGAVTVEINPEPTPNTGFMDFALHGPAGEILPELAAGLAE